Proteins co-encoded in one Spirosoma endbachense genomic window:
- a CDS encoding RNA polymerase sigma-70 factor, translating to MATKLPAKSELELIHALANNQVEAFDAFYHQYKQPVYANIFKLVKQPDAAEDILQEVFLALWENRYIIHQDKSVAGWLFVVSYNKALSYLKKKLKESTVVTQQTDLPETTVAEEPLDEDFFVSQLSMIEAAVSQLPARKKEVFQLLRFEGKSYEEVAERLGISVQSVKDYLKQATRQVKKHIEEQNRSSRASAVSVLVFVIDLL from the coding sequence ATGGCGACAAAGCTGCCAGCAAAGTCCGAACTCGAATTAATACACGCGCTCGCCAACAACCAGGTGGAAGCCTTTGACGCCTTCTATCATCAATATAAACAGCCAGTCTACGCCAATATTTTTAAACTGGTGAAGCAACCGGATGCGGCCGAAGACATCCTTCAGGAAGTTTTTTTAGCGCTTTGGGAAAACCGGTATATTATTCACCAGGACAAATCGGTAGCGGGCTGGCTGTTTGTTGTTAGCTATAACAAAGCGCTATCCTACCTTAAAAAGAAACTTAAAGAATCGACGGTAGTTACTCAGCAAACCGACCTTCCGGAAACAACGGTTGCGGAAGAACCGCTCGACGAAGATTTTTTCGTTAGCCAGCTCTCGATGATCGAAGCCGCTGTCAGCCAGCTCCCCGCCCGCAAGAAAGAAGTGTTTCAACTGTTGCGCTTCGAAGGCAAGTCCTATGAAGAAGTGGCCGAACGGCTGGGGATTTCCGTTCAATCAGTCAAAGATTACCTCAAACAGGCAACCCGTCAGGTAAAAAAACACATTGAGGAGCAAAATAGATCGTCTCGCGCATCGGCTGTCTCCGTATTAGTATTCGTTATAGACCTCTTATGA
- a CDS encoding sugar 3,4-ketoisomerase, whose product MNALAEGGKIVSGMAQTFFRNKNQVDEPNWLESDWKQPLKRLFWINQVPEFGYRGGHRHPSCQMMLQCVIGSVHVYVQTPFEDHFYYLSTPHHYLLLAPQDWRFMYRFSPDAILLVMAEEPFDRTHYIDEPYRPVNLNRLVPISRSEAK is encoded by the coding sequence ATGAATGCTCTAGCAGAAGGAGGAAAAATTGTATCTGGCATGGCTCAAACATTTTTTCGGAACAAAAATCAGGTTGATGAGCCCAACTGGCTTGAATCGGATTGGAAACAACCCCTTAAGCGGTTGTTCTGGATTAACCAGGTTCCCGAATTTGGCTACCGGGGTGGCCATCGGCACCCTTCCTGCCAGATGATGTTACAATGCGTAATCGGTTCTGTTCATGTCTATGTTCAAACCCCGTTCGAAGATCATTTTTATTATTTATCAACACCCCATCATTATTTACTGCTGGCTCCTCAGGACTGGCGCTTTATGTACCGCTTTAGTCCTGATGCCATTCTATTGGTCATGGCAGAAGAACCGTTTGACAGGACTCACTATATTGATGAACCCTATCGACCGGTTAATCTCAATCGCTTGGTACCTATCTCCAGATCAGAAGCAAAGTAG
- a CDS encoding helix-turn-helix domain-containing protein, translating to MIVYDTIKKYADAFNNKTQHPLISLVDLDQSKPLKREKFTLSFYAVILKETLCGDIRYGNQYYDYAEGTLVFFGPGQIISNEPEGEEHQPYGKALIFHPDLIKGTSLGKQIHQYSFFSYQSHEALHLSNKERDVVMACIGNIVTEISQNIDRHSKELIIANLELLLKYCSRFYDRQFITRGHVNHGLLEQFEEKLTGYLLGDKLKTDGVPTVAYFANELHLSPNYFGDLIKKETGKSALEYIQLQLIDLAKERIFDISKSVSEISYELGFKYPQHFTRFFKQKVGISPIEYRGLN from the coding sequence ATGATTGTCTACGACACCATAAAAAAATACGCGGATGCTTTTAACAATAAAACCCAGCACCCGCTCATCAGTTTGGTCGATTTAGATCAGTCCAAGCCGTTAAAACGGGAGAAATTTACGCTGAGTTTTTATGCCGTTATCCTGAAAGAAACCCTCTGCGGAGACATTCGGTATGGCAACCAGTATTATGACTATGCTGAGGGAACGCTGGTCTTTTTTGGACCTGGCCAAATCATTAGCAATGAACCGGAAGGCGAAGAGCATCAGCCTTATGGGAAGGCGCTCATCTTTCATCCTGACTTAATCAAAGGCACCAGCTTAGGCAAGCAGATTCATCAGTACTCTTTCTTCAGTTATCAATCCCATGAAGCCTTACATCTTTCCAATAAAGAACGAGACGTTGTGATGGCTTGTATTGGCAATATCGTTACCGAGATCAGCCAGAATATTGACCGTCACAGTAAGGAGTTGATTATAGCCAATCTGGAATTATTGCTGAAATACTGCTCCCGTTTTTACGACCGGCAATTTATCACCCGTGGGCATGTCAATCATGGTCTCCTTGAACAGTTTGAAGAGAAACTAACCGGGTATTTACTAGGCGATAAGCTGAAAACAGATGGTGTGCCAACGGTAGCCTACTTTGCCAATGAGTTACACCTTTCGCCCAACTACTTTGGTGATTTAATCAAAAAAGAGACTGGGAAATCGGCCCTAGAGTACATCCAGCTTCAGTTGATTGATTTGGCGAAAGAGCGGATTTTTGATATCAGCAAATCCGTTAGTGAAATATCATATGAATTAGGCTTCAAATACCCCCAGCATTTTACACGCTTTTTTAAGCAAAAAGTAGGGATTTCACCCATTGAGTATAGAGGCTTGAATTAA
- a CDS encoding CHAD domain-containing protein produces the protein MGYVFQPNQSIAVNLNRILSEQLEKALESLENPGQEKEETIHDVRKRIKKIRSLFRLVRSDLKKKDFKRQNKQYRTIAHLISPVRDATVMCKTLEKLQQTYPDRISSSQYAALKKALVNRQHQVSSQFFEVTATLQTVADGLRQAHLKAPELCQRCTGFSVLRPNLKTMYRQARKALQVAARRPSSDHYHELRKEVKTIGYHTRLLEPIWPELLEAYSSELKQLGELLGDDHDCGVLAEEIETGRIALRAKKARETVLQLLDEQRTTLQQQIHPLANRLFAEKAGELVGRYCQYWKLWQTETRYDPALEHLQTV, from the coding sequence ATGGGATATGTATTTCAACCGAATCAATCAATTGCCGTCAATCTGAATCGGATATTGTCGGAGCAACTAGAGAAAGCCCTTGAGTCGTTAGAAAACCCAGGTCAGGAAAAAGAGGAAACGATTCACGATGTGCGGAAACGAATCAAAAAGATTCGATCACTTTTTCGATTGGTCAGAAGCGACCTTAAGAAGAAAGACTTCAAACGGCAAAATAAACAGTATCGAACGATCGCCCATCTGATTTCTCCCGTCAGAGATGCCACAGTCATGTGTAAAACACTGGAAAAGCTTCAACAGACTTATCCCGATCGGATTTCTTCCAGCCAGTACGCTGCCCTCAAAAAAGCATTGGTTAACAGGCAACATCAAGTATCCAGCCAATTTTTTGAAGTGACAGCAACTCTTCAAACGGTGGCTGATGGGTTGCGGCAGGCTCACCTGAAGGCGCCTGAGCTTTGCCAACGCTGCACTGGCTTTTCCGTTCTTAGGCCCAACCTAAAAACGATGTACCGTCAGGCACGCAAAGCATTGCAAGTCGCTGCTCGTCGTCCTAGTAGTGATCATTATCATGAATTACGAAAAGAAGTAAAAACGATTGGGTATCATACCCGATTACTCGAACCCATCTGGCCGGAGCTGCTGGAGGCCTATTCAAGCGAATTAAAACAGCTGGGAGAGCTGTTAGGTGATGATCATGACTGTGGAGTGCTGGCCGAGGAAATCGAGACTGGAAGGATAGCATTGAGAGCCAAAAAAGCACGGGAAACGGTTTTACAACTGCTCGATGAACAACGGACGACGTTACAGCAACAGATTCACCCTTTAGCCAACCGGCTATTTGCCGAGAAAGCCGGTGAACTGGTGGGCAGGTACTGTCAGTACTGGAAACTCTGGCAGACCGAGACCAGGTATGACCCCGCCTTAGAACACCTTCAAACCGTTTAA
- a CDS encoding cyclophilin-like fold protein → MKRNQLFFIPFLLFFVGSMACKTDIPMAEDKPIRLDSTGNNNSSNRLRIQVGSYTFTATLLNNATVTAFKTRLPITLSMNELNRNEKYAELPAPLPTNAANPRAIQTGDLMLYGSTTLVLFYEPFQTTYSYTKLGHVDNSEGLATAPGSGNVTVTFELE, encoded by the coding sequence ATGAAACGAAACCAGTTATTTTTCATTCCATTCCTGCTATTTTTTGTAGGCAGTATGGCTTGCAAAACGGATATCCCAATGGCAGAAGACAAACCGATTAGGCTAGACAGTACCGGTAATAATAATTCCTCCAATCGGCTACGTATCCAGGTTGGCTCCTACACCTTTACAGCGACTTTGCTGAACAATGCCACAGTAACCGCCTTCAAAACCAGATTGCCGATCACTCTTTCGATGAACGAGCTGAATCGAAATGAAAAGTACGCTGAACTGCCAGCTCCTTTGCCGACGAACGCAGCTAACCCCAGAGCGATTCAAACCGGTGATTTGATGCTGTATGGTTCTACTACGTTGGTGCTTTTCTATGAGCCATTTCAAACGACCTACAGCTATACCAAGCTAGGGCATGTCGATAATTCGGAGGGGCTGGCAACCGCTCCGGGTTCGGGAAATGTTACGGTCACCTTTGAGTTGGAGTAA
- a CDS encoding IS110 family RNA-guided transposase, translated as MEIRYYIGIDVSKITLDWAVYANQRMVWQTQSENSSVAVRAVIKQLQTLACFKNTNCVVCMEHTGLYNAHALEVLFQAQFPIWLEASLHIKQASGLQRGKSDSVDAQRIAEYAYRFRDRLRLWQPPRPVMKKLAELTRLRQRLQGMISQLKVPLTEQKRFGDKSLTAQLSQHCSSSLKALVSDLKGIEKAIKQLIADDPTLKSLFELVTSVPGVGQVVATELILASDEFKAIDDPKKLACHAGVAPFEHSSGSSIRRKTRVNHQARKSLKTLLHLAAMSALQVKGDLQQYYQRKVAEGKNKMLVINALRNKLIHRVYAVVKRGKKYDKTYTIALA; from the coding sequence ATGGAAATTCGCTATTACATTGGTATTGATGTTTCGAAGATCACTTTAGATTGGGCCGTTTATGCTAACCAGCGAATGGTTTGGCAAACCCAATCGGAGAATTCATCGGTGGCTGTCCGAGCGGTGATTAAACAACTCCAGACGCTGGCATGCTTTAAGAACACAAATTGCGTAGTTTGTATGGAGCATACAGGCCTTTACAATGCCCATGCCCTAGAAGTGCTCTTTCAGGCCCAATTTCCGATTTGGCTGGAGGCTTCCCTACACATTAAACAAGCGAGTGGGTTACAGCGAGGCAAGTCCGACAGCGTTGATGCGCAACGGATTGCTGAATATGCGTATCGCTTTCGGGACCGCCTTCGGCTGTGGCAACCGCCCCGCCCTGTTATGAAAAAATTAGCCGAGTTAACCCGGCTGCGTCAACGACTGCAAGGTATGATCAGTCAATTGAAAGTGCCCCTGACCGAACAGAAACGCTTTGGCGACAAAAGCTTGACCGCTCAATTAAGTCAGCATTGCAGTAGTTCACTCAAGGCGCTAGTCAGCGACTTGAAAGGAATTGAAAAAGCCATCAAACAACTCATCGCAGATGACCCTACTCTGAAATCACTTTTTGAGTTGGTGACCTCCGTACCCGGTGTCGGTCAAGTCGTAGCGACTGAACTGATCCTGGCCAGCGACGAGTTTAAAGCCATTGACGACCCCAAAAAGCTAGCCTGCCATGCAGGAGTGGCCCCTTTTGAACACTCTTCAGGCAGTAGCATTCGCAGGAAAACCCGCGTGAATCATCAGGCTCGAAAATCGCTCAAGACCTTACTTCATCTGGCAGCTATGTCAGCTCTTCAAGTCAAGGGCGACCTTCAGCAGTACTATCAACGGAAAGTGGCCGAGGGCAAGAATAAGATGTTGGTCATCAACGCATTACGCAACAAACTCATCCATCGGGTCTATGCAGTAGTCAAGAGAGGTAAAAAATATGATAAAACTTATACGATCGCCCTTGCTTGA
- a CDS encoding DapH/DapD/GlmU-related protein: MMREELNKLPAASTDIFERLRAGELLRKDDPAYSRFAEVVSRAIRLCVQMNATATDVDQVRNQLSKIIGSQIDISTTIFPPFYTNFGRSIYIGKHVFINHACSFLDIGGIIIEDDVQIGPRVNLTSENHPLDPGDRQTLIPKPVVIKRNAWIGAGATILPGVTVGENSIVAAGAIVSRDVPPNTIVGEIPAKVIKSL, encoded by the coding sequence ATGATGAGAGAGGAATTGAATAAACTGCCAGCAGCTAGCACAGACATTTTCGAGCGGCTACGTGCGGGAGAGCTTTTACGAAAAGATGACCCAGCGTACAGCAGATTTGCTGAAGTGGTTTCGCGTGCGATCCGGTTATGTGTCCAGATGAATGCCACAGCTACCGACGTTGATCAGGTACGGAATCAGTTGAGTAAAATTATTGGTAGCCAGATCGATATATCAACAACGATCTTCCCACCCTTTTACACCAACTTTGGCCGGTCCATTTATATTGGCAAGCATGTGTTTATCAACCATGCCTGCTCTTTTTTGGATATTGGCGGCATCATTATTGAAGACGATGTACAGATCGGTCCCCGTGTCAATCTTACCTCGGAAAACCATCCATTAGATCCTGGTGATCGTCAAACACTGATTCCTAAGCCGGTTGTTATCAAACGCAATGCCTGGATTGGTGCCGGGGCGACAATACTTCCCGGCGTTACGGTTGGCGAAAATTCAATTGTGGCAGCCGGAGCCATAGTTAGTCGAGATGTCCCACCAAATACAATCGTAGGGGAGATTCCGGCCAAGGTCATTAAGTCACTTTGA
- a CDS encoding CYTH domain-containing protein, with protein sequence MGIEIERKFLVKGTDWKQVGKGQFYQQGYLSNHPDRTVRVRRVDDQGYITIKGKTSGASRSEYEYPIPIEDALEMLHELCEKPIIVKVRYRIPYEGLVWEVDEFQGENQGMVVAEVELSSADQTISLPDWVGQEVTSEAKYYNANLSKHPFPNWSSHRE encoded by the coding sequence ATGGGCATCGAAATCGAACGAAAGTTTCTGGTCAAAGGAACCGATTGGAAGCAGGTAGGCAAGGGTCAGTTTTACCAGCAAGGCTATCTGAGTAACCATCCCGATCGGACGGTTCGGGTTCGACGGGTGGATGATCAGGGCTACATAACCATTAAAGGCAAGACATCGGGGGCCAGTCGGAGTGAATATGAATACCCAATTCCCATTGAGGATGCCCTGGAGATGCTCCATGAGCTCTGTGAAAAGCCAATCATTGTGAAGGTTCGCTACCGGATTCCGTATGAGGGGTTGGTTTGGGAAGTTGATGAATTTCAAGGGGAAAATCAGGGCATGGTCGTGGCGGAGGTCGAATTAAGCTCTGCTGATCAGACTATATCCCTGCCTGACTGGGTCGGCCAGGAAGTGACCAGCGAGGCAAAATATTATAACGCGAATCTCAGTAAACACCCCTTTCCCAATTGGAGCTCACATAGGGAGTAA
- a CDS encoding nuclear transport factor 2-like protein, giving the protein MTIQQIAEAFSRHDFVSTYPYLSETIQWNLIGSQLLTGTQSIIAACEQSSAYLKTVTTTFDKFLILSTENDIVIDSLSTYADGEQLRTKVASCDWYRFENGKLAEITSYTIEVNE; this is encoded by the coding sequence ATGACCATTCAACAAATTGCCGAAGCTTTTTCCCGGCATGACTTTGTGAGTACTTATCCGTACTTATCGGAAACAATTCAGTGGAACCTAATTGGCAGCCAGCTGCTAACTGGAACGCAAAGCATCATTGCTGCGTGTGAACAATCATCGGCTTATCTGAAAACGGTCACCACTACGTTCGATAAATTTTTAATACTTTCTACGGAGAACGATATAGTGATCGACAGTTTATCTACTTACGCAGACGGCGAACAGTTGCGTACGAAGGTGGCCTCCTGTGATTGGTATCGTTTTGAGAATGGGAAACTGGCTGAAATAACCTCCTACACTATTGAAGTGAACGAATAG
- a CDS encoding alpha/beta hydrolase — translation MKRLTLFLATSLLMIGQAFSQGLSSQTKQKTVKSDYLTFTLSDQVTKQNVQYKNRYGITIAAHLYTPKNMDAAKKYPAVVIGTPYGGVKEQGAGIYAQNMAEQGFIALAIDESYNGESGGEPRHVSSPDVFVEDFSAGVDFLGTRPFVDRAKIGAIGICGSGGFALKAAQIDHRIKAVATTSMYDMSGVMRNGWMNSMTAEQRNTTLDQLAEQRWKDVDNGTPELTLSFPGEPVTTIPAGLDPIASEFFEYYGMKRGHHPNSIGAFTKTSSLAFMNFPLLNYIETISPRPVLFVIGENAHSRYFSEDAYKQAAEPKELYIVPKARHIDLYDRTDMIPFDKLTSFFTKYLKDTKLKEKVSLVGGTNK, via the coding sequence ATGAAACGACTAACCCTATTTTTAGCTACGTCCCTATTGATGATTGGGCAGGCATTCAGTCAAGGTTTATCATCTCAAACAAAACAGAAAACAGTGAAGTCAGACTATTTAACCTTCACCCTGAGCGATCAGGTTACCAAGCAAAACGTTCAATACAAAAATCGATACGGTATTACCATTGCCGCTCATTTGTATACACCCAAAAATATGGATGCGGCTAAAAAGTACCCTGCCGTTGTCATTGGTACACCGTATGGTGGCGTTAAAGAGCAAGGGGCAGGCATCTATGCGCAAAACATGGCCGAACAGGGATTTATTGCCCTGGCGATTGATGAATCTTATAATGGGGAAAGTGGCGGAGAACCCAGACACGTTTCATCGCCGGATGTGTTCGTCGAAGATTTCAGTGCTGGTGTCGATTTTTTAGGCACCCGTCCCTTTGTTGATCGGGCCAAAATTGGCGCTATTGGTATTTGTGGCAGTGGTGGTTTTGCACTGAAAGCGGCTCAGATTGATCATCGGATTAAAGCAGTGGCGACTACCAGTATGTACGATATGAGCGGGGTTATGCGAAACGGATGGATGAATAGTATGACCGCCGAACAACGGAATACGACCCTTGACCAACTCGCCGAGCAGCGATGGAAAGACGTTGACAACGGTACACCCGAATTAACACTATCCTTCCCAGGCGAACCGGTAACTACTATACCAGCAGGCCTGGACCCAATTGCCAGTGAGTTCTTTGAGTACTATGGCATGAAACGGGGACATCATCCGAATTCAATTGGTGCCTTTACCAAAACCAGCAGCCTGGCTTTTATGAACTTTCCCTTGCTGAACTATATTGAAACCATTTCACCCCGACCTGTTTTATTTGTCATCGGTGAAAATGCCCATTCCCGCTATTTCAGTGAGGATGCCTACAAACAGGCGGCTGAGCCTAAAGAACTCTATATTGTTCCCAAAGCCCGGCACATTGATTTATACGATAGGACAGACATGATCCCTTTTGATAAACTCACTTCGTTCTTTACGAAGTATTTAAAGGACACCAAGCTGAAAGAAAAAGTCAGCCTGGTTGGCGGCACAAACAAGTAA